From a single Nostoc edaphicum CCNP1411 genomic region:
- a CDS encoding dihydroorotase, with protein MTELLQKVRVIDPVSKIDELFDVLIADGYIQEVASHISDITSDTQIRDCQGLVLGPGLVDLYSHSGEPGFEERETLLSFLQSAAAGGFTRVSILPDTSPVIDNPALVAQLQQKREGKRSNFSPLSLPLPLLHIWGAITLDVAGKQLTELADLAVAGVVGFTDGKPLENLALVRRVLEYLQPLGKPVAFWPSDRQLAANGVMREGANALRFGLPPIPASAETTAIAAMLELVATIGTPVHIMRVSTARSVELIASAKAAGLPITASTTWMHLLLDTKAIKSYHTSLHLDPPLGNPSDVAALRAGVRAGVIDAIAIDHTPYSYEEKVQAFAEAPAGAIGLELALPLLWQYLVETEEFTALELWRALSTRSAECLGQKVSAILPHQPAELTLFDPQQTWKVERKSLYTLSQNTPWLGQQLKGHVVQTWC; from the coding sequence ATGACTGAACTGCTGCAAAAAGTACGGGTGATTGACCCAGTTTCTAAAATCGATGAACTCTTTGATGTGCTGATTGCTGATGGTTATATCCAAGAAGTGGCTTCACACATTTCTGACATCACTTCTGATACTCAAATTAGAGATTGTCAGGGATTAGTTCTCGGCCCTGGGTTAGTGGATTTGTACAGCCACTCTGGTGAACCTGGCTTTGAAGAACGAGAAACCCTCTTGTCTTTCTTACAATCTGCTGCTGCTGGCGGCTTTACCAGAGTTAGCATTTTACCCGATACATCCCCAGTTATTGATAACCCTGCTCTTGTGGCACAGTTGCAGCAAAAGAGAGAAGGAAAAAGGAGCAATTTTTCTCCCTTGTCTCTCCCTCTCCCTCTGCTCCATATTTGGGGTGCTATCACCCTAGATGTTGCTGGGAAGCAATTGACGGAGTTGGCAGATTTAGCGGTGGCTGGAGTTGTTGGTTTTACCGATGGTAAGCCGTTAGAAAATTTGGCGCTGGTGCGGCGAGTATTGGAGTATCTTCAGCCGTTGGGTAAACCAGTAGCATTTTGGCCTAGCGATCGCCAGTTAGCAGCAAATGGTGTAATGAGAGAAGGGGCGAATGCTCTCCGTTTTGGTTTACCCCCAATTCCTGCCAGTGCTGAAACTACTGCGATCGCAGCTATGCTTGAATTGGTTGCAACTATAGGCACACCAGTCCATATCATGCGTGTCTCTACAGCTCGCAGTGTGGAATTAATCGCTTCAGCAAAGGCTGCTGGTTTACCCATCACCGCCAGCACCACCTGGATGCACCTTTTACTTGATACCAAAGCAATTAAGAGTTATCACACCAGCTTGCATTTAGACCCGCCTTTAGGTAATCCCAGTGATGTCGCGGCGTTGCGTGCAGGGGTGCGTGCGGGTGTGATAGATGCGATCGCTATTGATCACACACCCTATAGCTATGAAGAAAAAGTCCAAGCTTTCGCCGAAGCACCAGCCGGGGCAATTGGTTTAGAGTTAGCATTACCTCTGCTGTGGCAATATCTCGTTGAAACTGAAGAATTTACAGCTTTAGAATTGTGGCGGGCATTGAGTACTAGATCCGCAGAGTGTTTAGGGCAAAAAGTAAGTGCAATTCTACCTCATCAACCAGCGGAACTTACTTTATTTGATCCCCAGCAAACCT